GGAAGACCCTAAATTCTCCAGTCTGTGAACATGTAGGACACTATTAATCCAGTTTTctagaggggaagggaaaagtatTTTACACAGGATTCCTGTTTTCATTGGATATCCAGGGATATATCTTGGAAAATGGCAGCAGGCAACAGGTTGGAATAGGATAATGATGTTTTCATTGTCAAATACCTCACTAACACTCACCCATGTAGAGTGGTCATCTGACAACAGACAATCATCACCCCATTCTTAAATAAATTTAACAAATTGTAATAATACACAATAATATTGGCAGGAAAGAAAATGTGGGAATATCACAAGTTCTATGCAGAATACTGCCATTTCTTAATTAAAATAGTTGGTGTCTCCAATTAAAGTAGCAGTTTACACAAATTCTAAACACATAAAACCAGCATTACAATTctcaaataatttaaaataattcatgACTGCTGAATAATTATGTACCTCCATGTCCTTTGTATGGTATGCGTAATATCCTGCGTCTATAGGTTCCTCCTTCTTAACAACTGGAAGCATTGCAATATCTTGGATTTCTTTATTAGTTGCAGCAGTCGTAATATCATCCACTTTCTTTGTCTGCTGATTGGGTGACTCTCGTGCCTCAGAGATTGCAGGTGAGCTGCTCTTCTCCCATTGCACTAGCTGCTTTTGGGAAATTCTGGTGAGGCAGATTCGGAGATTGGTGCGAATTCCTGCCTTCTTTAATAATTGTTCATCAGTTTCCTCTCCAACCATCCTACAAACCGGATCTATATGCTAATGGGAAGTAGAAAGAGAGAAAAGAGGAGCAGGGGTTTAGCAATTCAACAAATATAAACAGTCTAAAACTGAAGAAaccagaaaggacacaaagtgctgacggagctcagcatgtcaggcagcatctctggagaacgtggatgggtgacagttcgggtcatgagccttctgaagaagtgtcttggcctgcaacatcagctatccatattggtccaacgatgctgcctgacctgctgagttatcccagcactttgcgtccttttgtgtattaaccagtttctgcagttccttgtttctacataagaaGAATCCAGGATGATTCTGCTCAAATAGAACCACACTGTGAGAAGCAAGATATATTTTATTCCAACAATTTGGAAATAAAACATATTTTCATCATGCTAGTGATATAACATTCTATGTTGATTTACAGTCTCCTGGCTTATAGTATGCACAACATACAAAGAAAATATTTACAGAACAAACGTTAAGTGATAacaaattttaaaattaatttataattATAGGAACATGAATAGAAGCCTTCATCCACTTGTGCCCTCTCTGTCATTCACAGCAGGGATTGAAAGCATATGGATTAtgggcaggcagataagagttggttttggcatcatgttcaaaataaaatggttcagttgcctgataacagctggaaagaaacagtccctgaatctggaggtatgcgttttcacacatcttgcctgatgggagaagtgagaagagggagtggccaggataagacttgttcttgattatgttggtagcctttgttgggatgcatcacaacatggtttgggaacagctccttgtaagactgcaagaaattgcagagagttgtggatgtaacccagaccatcacgtaaacagatctcccttccattgactccatctacactttacgatGTCTTGTGCTGCACTTTATGTTCTTTAAATAAAGACCCCGCCTCCTCAATTCTCATGATAAACtctccatcccaggaatcaattgtGAACCTACATTCTAATCCATCTATCAGTTCATTTTTATTTGGATAGGGAAGCAAGACCTCTACAAAATATTCCAGACAATATCTAAACAAAGTGCAATACTATTGGACCAAGTCATCTCTACTCTTGTACTCCAGTTTGTACAGATTAAAAGACCAACCTACCATTGACTACCCAATTGCTTGCAATATCCACTATATGTTAGGTGTTAGTGTACAAAGGTACCTTGGTACCTTTGGATACCAATCCCTTTCTTAAAGGAACACTTCACATTTCCATTTCTTCTGACAGCAATGTAAAGATTTCCACATATATATTGTTTAATGTGAAATCCTCACAATTGTGTCAGTCATCaagcacagaagatagacacaaagttggagttactcagcgggccaggcagcgagaagggtcacgacccgaaacgtcacccattccgtctctcgaGAGATACTGCCAGtcttgctgagatactccagctttttgtgtctatcttcggtttaaaccagcatttgcagtttcttcctacacaaattgtgttgtgctgtgttcaaTGTTCACCACTGTAATCTGGATAGAATCATGAAACATAATGAGTTTGAGCTTTACTTTTGCCTGTTTTACATGTTACCCGTCATTAAAATTTGCTTTTTACTGACATTGTATATTTTGAAATAAGGGCATTATAAATTTACATATGCTACTTGAATCATTTACATATGTTCCGATCTATATGTTATCTAGAATGTTGTACAAAAAACAAACCCACTTGCTgcgcaatttttaaaaatttgttCAGCCAGTTTGGCAAGCTGCTGGATGACATAAATATTCTTGAACTCTTGGCTCAAAATACATCACCAGTAAAAGGGAAAATTATCATCACAGAAagaaaaatttagtttagtttaaaaatacagtgcggaaacaggccctttggcccatcgagtccacgcagaccagcaatccccgtacactaacactatcccacacacttggaataatttacaatttttattgaaaccaattaacctacaaacgtgcacgtctttggagtgtgggtgaaaacccggagcacccggagaatacccacacaatcacggggagaacctacaaactctgtacagacagtatccatagtcaggatcaaacccgggtccctagcactgtaaggcagcaactctaccactgtgccatcgtgccgccctgtaGAAGGCCTCCTTTGTTACTGGAAAGTGTTGTCAACCATAAATTTTGGCCAAGTACATAGTTTAAATAATAACAATCACAAACATTTCAGCAAGATGCAATGTCTATAAAGCACTTTAAGAGATGCATGTAAACCATGCAGAGTGAAATTCAGGTCATTTTCATCTCAATATCTCAATTAGTGGCAAACAAGGCCATCCTACATTTAGTTTTAAGAGAACATTCTTAAAAATCAATATCCGGATCAAAGAAGAGTGGAGACACACTCAGTCTATCTCACTTTGATGTTAAATTTGATTTGAAACATGATTTTATGGATCATGTTGGTGCGTCATCTGGTCACTACATGCCTTTGCAGAACAGACCGGGCTTCTTCTAGACAACCCATTGTTTCTCACAGTTATCTGGTATTTACCTCAACTCACTCTTGCACAAACACCATCTCCTACACTCAATTTCTCAGTCagtcacatctgctcccaagatgaggctttccactctagatgtcctctttctttagtaaagatGGATCCCCCATGCTGTTTTAGATGGGTCCATCACCCATGtctcccatagttctgctctccctcccccactccctaaaTGGAACAAAGATAGTTTACTTTTCACCCCAGCTTCCAAGACCTTCTTTTCACCCGAGCTTCTGCATCCAACTCATcatttctccaacatttccaccatctCCAATGCGatctcacatcttcccatccccacccctttccactttctgcagagtgaggccacatgcaaactggaggaacatctcATCTCCTGCTatgacagcttacagcccaacagaATGAAGaatgaattctcaaattttagatAAGCAAGCGTCAAACAGCCCTCTCCCTcccgcccagcccccccccaaatctttcttCCCTGGATCTGCACCAattcctcccacaatcccaccACTGCTTTTTCTCCTTTCTCTCAACCTATAACCCTTTAtaacccttcctctggcttcacatttcacaactTGTCTTATTTCACTGCATTTTGTCTTGTCATATCTGGCCTCTGTCCAACCATATGCCAATCAAACCCCTTCACTTGCATCCACCTAGAACTTGCAATGCTTTGGCCTGTGCCCACTCTTCCAacgtccctccccccctcccccccactaccagcagtctgaagaagggtcccaacccgagacgTTGCCTGTTTATGGTGAACCCATaacgttctgcaatttcttgcgggttAGAGTAGAGCAGttaccaaactaagctgtgatgcatcagaataggatgctttctatgatgccTCCATATAAATTGAGACACGTTAAATGTTTTAGTCTATTGAAGAAAAATAGGTATTGATATGCTTTCTTGGCTGGACACTTATTTTTAAGTGAGGATAGCGTATGGCTTAGTAGACAACTTCCAGTTGGAAGGGCTTCCATATTTTGGCTGTTGGTCCTTCAAGCTGATAGAGGCCATGagtttggaatgtgctgcctaaGGCGAGTGGCTGCACTGCATCCTGTCGTTGGTGCAAAATACACTATTGCGCTTTGGTGGTGGAGTGAGTTGTGGAGGATGTGGATGGGATACATATCAAACAGACTATGTCCTATATGGTGTTGAAAACCTTGAGCGTTGTAAAACTgcattcatccaggcaagtgTTCACATTCCTAACTTgagccttgtagatggtggacaGGTTTTGGGCAGTTAGGAGGAGAGTTACTTGCCACAGGATTTCTAGCCGGCTCTGTTTCTTGTCAATGGCAACCCCAAGGCTATTGTTAGTGGGGTATTCAGCAGCGGTAATTCCATTGAATGCCAGGGGTTGATACCCGGATTTCAAGACTTTGACAATTAACCCATTGTCAACAAATTACATTGAATTTAGCGAAGGTCACTATGGTCTCACAACATTTATATAAAGCAGGCAAGCAAGGTACCATGTTTCATGTACAAAGTTATGAACACCAACAATGAGAACATGCAAAGGCTACAATTTAAGAAGTACTGAGCTCCACCAAACACTGGAAAGATCTATTGGAGGCTTAACTAAATTCTATGCAGTTAATACATCAAACGTCAGCTACATTTAACATTTTAAGCAGCCAAATCTGTTACGTCTTATTTCCTAACACAAAGAAGACaatacaaatatttattttattctaACTTTAAAAACTGTGGAAATGCTCACCTCACATTCACTTGGTATACCACAACCCTTGTGGGTATCACTTCCATCTGTGGGGCTGCTTTCAAGTTGATTCTCCTTCTGCTCGATAGGTTCCAAATCAGGGTCTTCTGGTTCCTCTTTGATTTTAATTTGTAAATTGGTCTGTGATAAGATTCTGGGCGAGGTGTTCTCCTTTTCTGGATGATCACCAGATGTTGAAACTGTCTCGGGACCTGTGCTGAATGATCCACTGTTCTTCTGCATGACAAGGTAGATTTTACCATTGTCAATCACCATGGCATTCTCCTtcaataaaggaaacaagcctgcTTCAGTTTCTGTATATGAAACTGACGGTGGTGGCACAAGGTTTAGAAACCCTCCTTTTGCATGCTGCTTATCGGCCAAATTCTTTAAGATCTTTGAGGCCAAATTATTAGAAGATTTAACTGGAACAAAGCATTGTGATGAATAATCTTTGTTCTTCACTGCCGATGTCAAAGGAGAGACCTGGGACTTGGACTGCTCATTGTTTaaaactgctgcaccactggcaGATGGTAGTGAGCTAATCACATGGCCGTCACTACCAATGACGATTGTGGGGACCTCGACTGTGTTTTTGGGCCGAATGTCTGGGAAGCGCTTTGCAATTGTCTTCGCAGTATTAACTGGGCAAACATAAATGACTGTTGGAGATGGCTGTAGAGATTGACTCCAGTTAGCAAGGTTGCAGGCTGCAGCAGATAAAATCTTCTCCTGAACGGCATGAGGCAGTAGAGATTTTGGTACAGATTTGACTTCTGCATTTGCAGGGATCTGAAGATGATGGTCAGAAGGCAGTATCGGTGTCTTAAAAACCATGAAAGTCTTCTGATCCTCAGTTGGAGTGGGAAATGGCAAAGTGCTCTGCTCTGATACGTCAGGTAAAGTAGCTATTGCCAGCTGAGGAGTCTGTATGTCCTCTGGTAAAGTTGAAGATGCTTTGGTTTTTTGTACAGTAACTGTCGTTATTTTATAAGCCATTTGATCTGGAGCCAAAGAGGGAGAAGAATAGGTTTTCTGGTTCGCCCGGCGAAGCAAATTCACTTTACTAATCCTCGGTTCTACTGGCAAAGTAGAAGATGGTTGGGTTTTCTGTACAGTTGGATTATGTAAAGTAGTTGTTTTTGGACTACAGGACTCTTTGGCTGTAGCTGAAATAGTAACTGGTTTGGCCTTCTGAATAGGTAGCCCAGATAAAGTAAATGCTGCCAGACTTGGACATTGCGAAGGTGCAACTGTTGGTGCCGTGAGTACCTTTTCTTGAGACAAGTTGGCTAGAGGCACCTTACTGTTACTTACAGGTGCTATCAGAAATCTTCCTGTGTTGGTGGTCTGCAGTAGTGGAAGACCTCTTGTTTGAGAAGTGCAATTTGTTGTTGTAACGGAGATCCTATTTAGTTTAGGAAAGGAACTACTGGTGGAAATTGGAAGAGGAACAGTCGGGATGTAATGTACAGTGTTGTTGGAGAGTGGAATTAGCTTCAGGAGGTTCTTCCCATCAAGACTTGTGGTCTGCACAATCCGATACATGCATCCAGAAATGCTAGGAGAGACACTAAAATATGTTAATAGGTGATATGAAGATATCCATTTCTATTACAAAATATGTTGCCCGAgatcattaaactaaacaatagatTTAATTTATCGTGTCATTAAAACAACCAAGCAGATGATTCTATTTTAACTGTCACAGTTATTATTCATAAGTCCGAATatcaggagaattaggccattcaggccatcgagtcaacttcgccattcgatcatagctgatGTATTTTttcatctcaaccccattttcctcccaaccccattttcctcccttttcctggtaacctttgacacccttactaatacaGATCCTATTaatcttcgctttaaaaatacccaatactcCACGGCCACCTGTGGCTATGAatccctcagattcaccaccctctaggtaTGGACAatcctccttatctctgtaatagatacattttattctgaggttgtgccctttgTCTCATACCTGAGCTCCCACAGTCTGAAAGGAAGATGACATCTGCAGTTTAGACATTTCAATAAGGAGTGAACTAATGTAAAAAACTGCCTAATCAGTCTTTATTTTAGAATTGAAGTTCAGAAAGAGAAGGGAAGAATTTGcataaaatgtgtagaaaggaactgcagatgcaggcttataccgaagatagacgcaaagtgctggagtaactcagctggtcaggcaacatctcatgctcaaaaaggatggatgaagtttcgtgtcaggacccttcttcaaactgaaagtagaggggagtgaaatgtaggtaggaaaaggccagaacaatgcAGGGCCGACAACAGATAACCAAGGAAGGGTGGTGCACATAATGGTGATATCGAAGACATACAacgatgcgaacagtggaacaagttgggtgacttgggtggggaagagagggaatgcggggttacttgaaattagaaaatcAATATTCTCACCGCTGGGTtgtacgctgcccaagcgaaatatgaggttcctccaatttgcgtgtggcctctctctgacagtggaggaggcccaggactggaaggtcagtatgggaatggcaaggggagttaaaatgtttggaaacTGTGAGTTTGCGtgtgccaaggcagactgagcgcaagtgttcagtgaaacattcGCCCAGTCTGAACTTGGTCTAGCCGATATATCGGAGCCCACACagagaacaacggatacagtaaatgaggcggaggtggtgcaagtgaacttcgcctcacctgaaaggactgccatgatagatggagtcgagggaggaggtataaggccaggtgttgcatctactgtggttgcaggggaaagttcctggggagggggtggtttgggtgggatgggataaATGAACTTGATAAAGTTGCggtgggaacagtctctgcagaaagcagaagggAGGGGGTAAATGGAAAGATGTGACTACTGGTAGATCCCGttgaaggtggcgaaaatgtcggaggatgaggtggtgtatgcgacagctgatgggatgaaaggcGAGGACTATAGAGACTCTGTTCCTGTggcgactgggggagggggagccagAGCTGAACTATGGGAGGCACAAGGTGCCTTCTCTGTGAAAGAAGAGAGGAACCGTCATTCCCTAAATAATGgctgggcgtggctgtgttctgcagctgcggctcactggcagtctctctgtcttttttttgtttttttgtctattgtcatcgtttaatgtacgttttgttctatttttaactctgtgtatgtggggaggtggtggaaaccttttttctaatctcttcctcaacggagatgcgacct
This region of Rhinoraja longicauda isolate Sanriku21f chromosome 24, sRhiLon1.1, whole genome shotgun sequence genomic DNA includes:
- the LOC144605485 gene encoding uncharacterized protein LOC144605485 isoform X2 gives rise to the protein MNNVKSIVLQSADGSSNSQCISGCMYRIVQTTSLDGKNLLKLIPLSNNTVHYIPTVPLPISTSSSFPKLNRISVTTTNCTSQTRGLPLLQTTNTGRFLIAPVSNSKVPLANLSQEKVLTAPTVAPSQCPSLAAFTLSGLPIQKAKPVTISATAKESCSPKTTTLHNPTVQKTQPSSTLPVEPRISKVNLLRRANQKTYSSPSLAPDQMAYKITTVTVQKTKASSTLPEDIQTPQLAIATLPDVSEQSTLPFPTPTEDQKTFMVFKTPILPSDHHLQIPANAEVKSVPKSLLPHAVQEKILSAAACNLANWSQSLQPSPTVIYVCPVNTAKTIAKRFPDIRPKNTVEVPTIVIGSDGHVISSLPSASGAAVLNNEQSKSQVSPLTSAVKNKDYSSQCFVPVKSSNNLASKILKNLADKQHAKGGFLNLVPPPSVSYTETEAGLFPLLKENAMVIDNGKIYLVMQKNSGSFSTGPETVSTSGDHPEKENTSPRILSQTNLQIKIKEEPEDPDLEPIEQKENQLESSPTDGSDTHKGCGIPSECEHIDPVCRMVGEETDEQLLKKAGIRTNLRICLTRISQKQLVQWEKSSSPAISEARESPNQQTKKVDDITTAATNKEIQDIAMLPVVKKEEPIDAGYYAYHTKDMEIKVEPKSPVKRKSESIHCLMAVKRQCLKRFFSNWESEHAYSCLHLYSTEAPPLGAAVTSHIDSHSKQEALASTTKPSTAPEKCLIMKSPLVAGIDNASGLQLAPRPDPAPSISSLSIGHSFATDISTARTSTHPLSVDDSVRDEKIRRLKEVLKEKEATLEAIRKKMIKAKSLSKTNVKPAMNLVIIKKQPDKKHFLNRKSEHAYSCLREENVVGEVRVRPRSSSLDSRSEPNGTESSNLMTHCAAANKVLDLSGVSRATLLPSNMDRTAREEKIRRLKVILKAKEAALEIIRMNKVSRDL
- the LOC144605485 gene encoding uncharacterized protein LOC144605485 isoform X1, with amino-acid sequence MNNVKSIVLQSADGSSNSQCVSPSISGCMYRIVQTTSLDGKNLLKLIPLSNNTVHYIPTVPLPISTSSSFPKLNRISVTTTNCTSQTRGLPLLQTTNTGRFLIAPVSNSKVPLANLSQEKVLTAPTVAPSQCPSLAAFTLSGLPIQKAKPVTISATAKESCSPKTTTLHNPTVQKTQPSSTLPVEPRISKVNLLRRANQKTYSSPSLAPDQMAYKITTVTVQKTKASSTLPEDIQTPQLAIATLPDVSEQSTLPFPTPTEDQKTFMVFKTPILPSDHHLQIPANAEVKSVPKSLLPHAVQEKILSAAACNLANWSQSLQPSPTVIYVCPVNTAKTIAKRFPDIRPKNTVEVPTIVIGSDGHVISSLPSASGAAVLNNEQSKSQVSPLTSAVKNKDYSSQCFVPVKSSNNLASKILKNLADKQHAKGGFLNLVPPPSVSYTETEAGLFPLLKENAMVIDNGKIYLVMQKNSGSFSTGPETVSTSGDHPEKENTSPRILSQTNLQIKIKEEPEDPDLEPIEQKENQLESSPTDGSDTHKGCGIPSECEHIDPVCRMVGEETDEQLLKKAGIRTNLRICLTRISQKQLVQWEKSSSPAISEARESPNQQTKKVDDITTAATNKEIQDIAMLPVVKKEEPIDAGYYAYHTKDMEIKVEPKSPVKRKSESIHCLMAVKRQCLKRFFSNWESEHAYSCLHLYSTEAPPLGAAVTSHIDSHSKQEALASTTKPSTAPEKCLIMKSPLVAGIDNASGLQLAPRPDPAPSISSLSIGHSFATDISTARTSTHPLSVDDSVRDEKIRRLKEVLKEKEATLEAIRKKMIKAKSLSKTNVKPAMNLVIIKKQPDKKHFLNRKSEHAYSCLREENVVGEVRVRPRSSSLDSRSEPNGTESSNLMTHCAAANKVLDLSGVSRATLLPSNMDRTAREEKIRRLKVILKAKEAALEIIRMNKVSRDL
- the LOC144605485 gene encoding uncharacterized protein LOC144605485 isoform X3 produces the protein MYRIVQTTSLDGKNLLKLIPLSNNTVHYIPTVPLPISTSSSFPKLNRISVTTTNCTSQTRGLPLLQTTNTGRFLIAPVSNSKVPLANLSQEKVLTAPTVAPSQCPSLAAFTLSGLPIQKAKPVTISATAKESCSPKTTTLHNPTVQKTQPSSTLPVEPRISKVNLLRRANQKTYSSPSLAPDQMAYKITTVTVQKTKASSTLPEDIQTPQLAIATLPDVSEQSTLPFPTPTEDQKTFMVFKTPILPSDHHLQIPANAEVKSVPKSLLPHAVQEKILSAAACNLANWSQSLQPSPTVIYVCPVNTAKTIAKRFPDIRPKNTVEVPTIVIGSDGHVISSLPSASGAAVLNNEQSKSQVSPLTSAVKNKDYSSQCFVPVKSSNNLASKILKNLADKQHAKGGFLNLVPPPSVSYTETEAGLFPLLKENAMVIDNGKIYLVMQKNSGSFSTGPETVSTSGDHPEKENTSPRILSQTNLQIKIKEEPEDPDLEPIEQKENQLESSPTDGSDTHKGCGIPSECEHIDPVCRMVGEETDEQLLKKAGIRTNLRICLTRISQKQLVQWEKSSSPAISEARESPNQQTKKVDDITTAATNKEIQDIAMLPVVKKEEPIDAGYYAYHTKDMEIKVEPKSPVKRKSESIHCLMAVKRQCLKRFFSNWESEHAYSCLHLYSTEAPPLGAAVTSHIDSHSKQEALASTTKPSTAPEKCLIMKSPLVAGIDNASGLQLAPRPDPAPSISSLSIGHSFATDISTARTSTHPLSVDDSVRDEKIRRLKEVLKEKEATLEAIRKKMIKAKSLSKTNVKPAMNLVIIKKQPDKKHFLNRKSEHAYSCLREENVVGEVRVRPRSSSLDSRSEPNGTESSNLMTHCAAANKVLDLSGVSRATLLPSNMDRTAREEKIRRLKVILKAKEAALEIIRMNKVSRDL